One window from the genome of Paenibacillus azoreducens encodes:
- a CDS encoding 3'-5' exoribonuclease YhaM family protein, with amino-acid sequence MTLIQSFTEGQEITGFYLLKSSTIKQTNATPPKDYLDIILSDTSGEISAKYWDASAADKETFFAPMLVKVRGVVQLYRERLQFKVNKIRPAAEEDGYHITDFVRSAPVPPNDLVYAIKTAASTIQDTDMQVIIDHCFGKVGDKLLHYPAAKGMHHAFYAGLAYHMTRMLELAEFVCMQRPFLNRDLLVAGIILHDIAKTEELTAELGIVSEYSFTGKLLGHIPLAASWVTEAATQYGMDLNSEKIVLLQHMILAHHNLPEWGSTVQPQIPEALALHLIDQMDAKLQAAEDALATMPANEDWTAPVRALENKSFYRAKGN; translated from the coding sequence ATGACACTCATACAATCATTCACAGAAGGACAAGAGATTACAGGGTTTTATCTATTGAAATCATCCACAATCAAACAAACGAATGCTACGCCGCCCAAGGATTATCTGGATATCATCCTATCGGATACGAGCGGGGAAATCTCGGCCAAATACTGGGATGCTTCCGCTGCAGACAAGGAGACCTTTTTTGCGCCGATGCTGGTAAAGGTCCGCGGCGTGGTCCAGCTGTACCGGGAACGCTTGCAGTTTAAAGTGAATAAAATCCGTCCGGCTGCCGAAGAGGACGGCTATCATATTACGGATTTTGTGCGCTCGGCGCCGGTCCCGCCCAATGATCTCGTATATGCCATCAAAACGGCAGCTTCGACGATTCAGGACACCGATATGCAAGTCATTATCGACCACTGCTTCGGCAAGGTCGGGGATAAACTGCTGCATTACCCTGCGGCTAAAGGCATGCATCATGCCTTTTATGCCGGTCTCGCCTATCATATGACGCGCATGCTGGAGCTGGCCGAATTCGTATGCATGCAGCGTCCTTTCCTGAACAGGGATTTGCTTGTGGCGGGCATCATTTTGCATGATATCGCCAAAACGGAAGAGCTGACGGCAGAGCTGGGCATCGTAAGCGAATACAGCTTTACCGGGAAGCTGCTTGGACATATTCCGCTTGCGGCTAGCTGGGTTACCGAGGCCGCAACCCAATATGGCATGGATTTGAACTCGGAAAAAATCGTGCTGCTGCAGCATATGATTTTGGCTCATCATAATTTGCCGGAATGGGGAAGTACCGTTCAGCCGCAAATTCCTGAGGCCCTTGCCCTTCATCTAATAGACCAGATGGATGCCAAGCTGCAGGCTGCGGAAGACGCGCTTGCCACCATGCCGGCGAATGAGGATTGGACGGCGCCGGTACGAGCGCTGGAGAACAAGTCGTTTTACCGGGCTAAAGGAAACTGA
- a CDS encoding endonuclease/exonuclease/phosphatase family protein — protein sequence MVKLRSGFVAAAAVLWIFAMVVAAHADSLRKGVVQVQERESHNETKKEAGVTEKAGKKNTIRVLTYNIHHGAGMDHVVNLQRIADVIRSTNPDLVALQEVDRYLIRSGMANQAAVLGRLTGMHHEFAKALALEGGEYGIAILSRLPMESVHTIMLPNEAGGEPRVMLTAKLLPGQGLPAFVFANTHLEWQENAELAEKIRNDQAKKIRQYLKGKTPYILAGDMNALPDSKPMHVLTKDAEDATVSIGPTHEEDGKIDYILFDKKSGWKLALTERIQENTASDHYPVFSIFEWSPQGNMTKN from the coding sequence ATGGTAAAACTACGTTCCGGGTTTGTCGCCGCTGCTGCGGTTCTTTGGATATTCGCGATGGTTGTGGCAGCCCATGCCGACTCATTGCGCAAGGGGGTTGTTCAGGTGCAGGAAAGGGAATCGCATAATGAAACCAAAAAAGAAGCTGGCGTAACGGAGAAAGCGGGCAAAAAGAACACGATCCGGGTACTGACCTACAATATTCACCATGGGGCGGGGATGGACCATGTCGTGAATTTGCAACGGATTGCCGATGTCATCCGGTCTACCAATCCCGATCTGGTTGCGCTGCAGGAAGTGGACCGTTATTTGATCCGAAGCGGGATGGCAAATCAAGCTGCTGTACTAGGCAGATTAACGGGCATGCATCATGAATTCGCCAAAGCGCTTGCTTTGGAAGGCGGCGAATATGGAATCGCCATTCTTTCCAGGCTTCCGATGGAATCGGTGCATACGATCATGCTGCCGAACGAAGCAGGCGGAGAACCCCGTGTAATGCTTACTGCAAAGCTGCTTCCGGGGCAAGGGCTGCCGGCGTTTGTGTTTGCAAATACCCATTTGGAATGGCAGGAAAACGCGGAGCTGGCTGAAAAAATCCGGAATGATCAGGCGAAAAAAATCCGGCAGTATCTGAAGGGGAAAACGCCGTATATACTGGCTGGCGACATGAACGCGCTCCCGGATTCGAAGCCGATGCATGTCCTGACGAAAGACGCGGAGGATGCAACGGTTTCAATTGGACCGACCCATGAGGAAGACGGGAAAATCGATTATATTTTATTCGACAAAAAAAGCGGGTGGAAGCTGGCTCTTACGGAGCGGATTCAAGAGAA